The nucleotide sequence TTAAACAAATTGTAGCACGATGGGGTCGCTTTGCGGCCCCTTTTTACATTTAAAGACTTTCGAATAATTGTTTTGAAAAAGAAAAGGGCTGTCGCTTTAGTCTAATTAGACTTTTGCAACAGCCCCTAATTCATTTTAAGAGCTGATGTTATTTAAGCGCTGCGAGAGCAGAATTGTAGTCCGGTTCATCCGCAATTTCAGAAACCTGCTGAGTGTAGGAGACTTTTCCTTCAGGATCTACTACGACTACCGCTCTGGATAGAAGACCTGCAAGAGGTCCATCACTAAACTGTACACCATAATCTTTTCCGAAATCAGTATCCCGAAATACAGATGCTGTATACACATCACTCAATCCTTCTGTAGTACAGAAGCGGCCTGCTGCAAAGGGTAGGTCTGCTGAAACACAGAGTACAACTGTATTATTCAGTGATGAGGCATCTTTATTAAACTTTCTTACTGAAGATGCACAGGTGGATGTATCCAGACTTGGGAAGATATTAAGTACAACATTT is from Oceanispirochaeta sp. M1 and encodes:
- the tpx gene encoding thiol peroxidase, which produces MANITLHGNPVNTVGELPKVGTVAKDFNLVQADLSGIKLSDYKGKNVVLNIFPSLDTSTCASSVRKFNKDASSLNNTVVLCVSADLPFAAGRFCTTEGLSDVYTASVFRDTDFGKDYGVQFSDGPLAGLLSRAVVVVDPEGKVSYTQQVSEIADEPDYNSALAALK